The following coding sequences lie in one Zingiber officinale cultivar Zhangliang chromosome 2B, Zo_v1.1, whole genome shotgun sequence genomic window:
- the LOC122047104 gene encoding septum-promoting GTP-binding protein 1-like, with the protein MSGLTVDLRWSRVLSLSRLRRFLRLLLRRLLSCSSPGGRGRYRRLKAQISSLPQIDLAQCVRPVASGARTDAVEADPDLVTLKISLLGDQHTGKTSFMMKYLGDAEEQRGLEITGLNLMDKVLDIKGGARIAFSIWDVGGDAKFLHHVPIACKDSVAILIMFDLTNRSTLNNVIVWYQRARKWNKAAIPILIGTKFDDFAQLPLEMQWAIVNQARAYARAMKATLFFSSATHNINVNKIFKFVVAKLFNLPWSLHRNLTIGEPIIDF; encoded by the exons ATGAGTGGCCTCACCGTCGACCTCCGATGGTCCCGGGTCCTGAGTCTCTCCCGTCTCCGCCGCTTCCTCCGCCTCCTCCTGCGCCGCCTCCTCTCTTGTTCCTCCCCTGGCGGCCGCGGCCGCTACCGTCGCCTCAAGGCCCAGATTTCCTCCCTTCCCCAGATCGATCTCGCGCAGTGCGTCCGTCCCGTTGCCTCCGGAGCTCGGACGGATGCCGTCGAGGCGGATCCGGACCTGGTCACTCTCAAGATCAGCCTGCTTGGTGACCAACACACAGGAAAGACAAGCTTCATG ATGAAGTATTTGGGTGATGCGGAAGAACAAAGAGGGCTAGAAATTACAGGTTTAAATTTGATGGACAAAGTCTTGGATATTAAGGGAGGAGCAAGAATTGCTTTCAGTATTTGGGATGTAGGAG GTGATGCCAAATTTCTTCATCATGTTCCTATAGCTTGTAAAGACTCTGTGGCGATTCTCATAATGTTTGACCTCACAAATCGCTCCACTCTAAACAA TGTCATTGTCTGGTATCAGAGAGCAAGAAAATGGAACAAG GCAGCAATTCCTATTTTAATAGGAACCAAGTTTGATGATTTTGCTCAACTCCCTCTTGAAATGCAATGGGCTATAGTGAATCAG GCCAGAGCATATGCGAGAGCAATGAAAGCGACGCTATTCTTTTCGAGTGCTACCCACAACATAAACGTCAACAAAATCTTCAAGTTCGTGGTGGCCAAGCTGTTTAACCTGCCATGGTCCCTCCATAGAAATTTGACCATTGGAGAACCGATAATAGATTTTTAA
- the LOC122047105 gene encoding transmembrane E3 ubiquitin-protein ligase FLY2-like isoform X1, producing the protein MAGRRREKWFLGDVAAAVAVVLLGLVRPLAALRPLRGMDSAGPWGDERLFLRRRESDANPYSSWNITGTYRGRWNFVETANVSSRLFDFGKSDGVSVLELVSTPTKISGVHYIQGAVTFYDVFENGHDHGFAKMRVEGVYIWPFRQLRMVASSGADVKSVREEDYFLSNPYYLLGLFSSQVLQESHQDKVWRRKSLNYDMDKHCNIEIAAQVSRTSSRQSGGRDNEQYHLEGFLESPKVEDDGECFSPILLNATSLNIEVYYNKAVNYTLMVTFVSFLQVLLLIRQMEHSNTQSGAVKVSIVMIGQQAILDAYMCLLHLTAGILVESLFNAFATAAFFKFVIFSIFEMRYLLSIWKAGRPINSGEGWETMRHELSVLYSRFYGILLGGVLFMYELHNFLRPILLVMYSFWIPQIITNVVRDTRKPLHPHYIIGMTLTRTAIPLYIFGCPNNFLRIQIDRSWCVSFLLFMTLQALILLLQNYFGSRWFIPRQILPEKYNYYRKLGNHSNQAVDCVICMTGIELPQRLNDYMVTPCDHCFHTGCLQRWMDIKMECPTCRRSLPPA; encoded by the exons AGGCCTCTTAGGGGGATGGATTCTGCTGGTCCTTGGGGTGATGAg AGACTTTTCCTGAGAAGACGTGAGAGCGATGCCAATCCTTATTCATCATGGAATATTACTGGAACATACAGAG GAAGATGGAATTTTGTAGAGACCGCCAATGTCTCCTCTAGGCTTTTTGATTTTGGGAAATCTGATGGTGTATCAGTTTTAGAGTTGGTGAGTACGCCCACAAAGATAAGTGGTGTACACTACATTCAG GGGGCAGTTACTTTCTATGATGTGTTTGAAAATGGACATGATCATGGATTTGCTAAGATGAGAGTAGAAGGTGTATATATTTGGCCCTTTAGACAACTTCGAATGGTAGCTAGCAG TGGAGCAGATGTTAAGTCTGTTCGAGAAGAGGATTACTTTTTGTCCAATCCATATTACTTG CTTGGTTTGTTTTCTTCGCAAGTGCTTCAAGAATCTCACCAAGATAAAGTATGGAGGAGAAAAT CTCTAAATTATGACATGGACAAACATTGTAACATAGAAATAGCTGCTCAAGTTTCACGTACATCATCTCGACAAAGTG GAGGTAGAGACAATGAACAGTACCATTTAGAGGGCTTCTTAGAGAGTCCAAAGGTTGAAGATGATGGAGAGTGCTTTTCCCCCATTTTGTTGAATGCTACCTCATTGAACATTGAGGTTTACTACAATAAAGCAGTCAACTACACGCTGATGGTCACCTTT gtctccttccttcaagttcttCTTCTGATCAGACAAATGGAGCATAGCAATACCCAATCA GGTGCTGTGAAGGTTTCTATCGTAATGATCGGACAACAAGCTATATTGGATGCATATATGTGTTTATTACATTTGACAGCAGGAATCTTAGTTG AGTCGCTATTCAATGCATTTGCGACAGCGGCTTTCTTCAAGTTTGTTATTTTCTCGATTTTTGAGATGAGATATCTCCTTTCCATATGGAAGGCAGGTAGACCTATCAACAGTGGAGAAGGTTGGGAAACTATGCGGCATGAGCTGTCTGTTCTTTACAGCCGTTTTT ATGGCATTCTTTTGGGAGGAGTTCTCTTCATGTATGAGCTGCACAATTTCCTTCGTCCTATTCTTTTAGTTATGTACTCGTTTTGGATCCCTCAGATAATCACTAATGTCGTCCGGGATACAAGAAAACCCCTGCACCCTCATTACATAATAGGCATGACGCTCACTCGTACTGCAATTCCACTATACATATTTGGTTGCCCGAACAACTTTCTGCGAATTCAGATCGACCGAAGTTGGTGTGTATCTTTCTTGTTGTTTATGACATTGCAAGCACTGATCCTTCTGCTTCAGAATTATTTTGGATCCCGGTGGTTTATTCCCCGTCAG ATCCTACCGGAGAAATATAACTACTACCGAAAGCTCGGGAACCACAGTAATCAAGCAGTTGATTGTGTGATTTGCATGACTGGTATCGAACTTCCACAACGTCTGAATGATTACATG GTTACACCATGCGATCACTGCTTCCATACTGGATGCTTACAGAGATGGATGGACATTAAGATGGAATGCCCGACTTGCCGACGTTCCCTCCCACCTGCATGA
- the LOC122047105 gene encoding transmembrane E3 ubiquitin-protein ligase FLY2-like isoform X2 codes for MPILIHHGILLEHTECYAGRWNFVETANVSSRLFDFGKSDGVSVLELVSTPTKISGVHYIQGAVTFYDVFENGHDHGFAKMRVEGVYIWPFRQLRMVASSGADVKSVREEDYFLSNPYYLLGLFSSQVLQESHQDKVWRRKSLNYDMDKHCNIEIAAQVSRTSSRQSGGRDNEQYHLEGFLESPKVEDDGECFSPILLNATSLNIEVYYNKAVNYTLMVTFVSFLQVLLLIRQMEHSNTQSGAVKVSIVMIGQQAILDAYMCLLHLTAGILVESLFNAFATAAFFKFVIFSIFEMRYLLSIWKAGRPINSGEGWETMRHELSVLYSRFYGILLGGVLFMYELHNFLRPILLVMYSFWIPQIITNVVRDTRKPLHPHYIIGMTLTRTAIPLYIFGCPNNFLRIQIDRSWCVSFLLFMTLQALILLLQNYFGSRWFIPRQILPEKYNYYRKLGNHSNQAVDCVICMTGIELPQRLNDYMVTPCDHCFHTGCLQRWMDIKMECPTCRRSLPPA; via the exons ATGCCAATCCTTATTCATCATGGAATATTACTGGAACATACAGAG TGCTATGCAGGAAGATGGAATTTTGTAGAGACCGCCAATGTCTCCTCTAGGCTTTTTGATTTTGGGAAATCTGATGGTGTATCAGTTTTAGAGTTGGTGAGTACGCCCACAAAGATAAGTGGTGTACACTACATTCAG GGGGCAGTTACTTTCTATGATGTGTTTGAAAATGGACATGATCATGGATTTGCTAAGATGAGAGTAGAAGGTGTATATATTTGGCCCTTTAGACAACTTCGAATGGTAGCTAGCAG TGGAGCAGATGTTAAGTCTGTTCGAGAAGAGGATTACTTTTTGTCCAATCCATATTACTTG CTTGGTTTGTTTTCTTCGCAAGTGCTTCAAGAATCTCACCAAGATAAAGTATGGAGGAGAAAAT CTCTAAATTATGACATGGACAAACATTGTAACATAGAAATAGCTGCTCAAGTTTCACGTACATCATCTCGACAAAGTG GAGGTAGAGACAATGAACAGTACCATTTAGAGGGCTTCTTAGAGAGTCCAAAGGTTGAAGATGATGGAGAGTGCTTTTCCCCCATTTTGTTGAATGCTACCTCATTGAACATTGAGGTTTACTACAATAAAGCAGTCAACTACACGCTGATGGTCACCTTT gtctccttccttcaagttcttCTTCTGATCAGACAAATGGAGCATAGCAATACCCAATCA GGTGCTGTGAAGGTTTCTATCGTAATGATCGGACAACAAGCTATATTGGATGCATATATGTGTTTATTACATTTGACAGCAGGAATCTTAGTTG AGTCGCTATTCAATGCATTTGCGACAGCGGCTTTCTTCAAGTTTGTTATTTTCTCGATTTTTGAGATGAGATATCTCCTTTCCATATGGAAGGCAGGTAGACCTATCAACAGTGGAGAAGGTTGGGAAACTATGCGGCATGAGCTGTCTGTTCTTTACAGCCGTTTTT ATGGCATTCTTTTGGGAGGAGTTCTCTTCATGTATGAGCTGCACAATTTCCTTCGTCCTATTCTTTTAGTTATGTACTCGTTTTGGATCCCTCAGATAATCACTAATGTCGTCCGGGATACAAGAAAACCCCTGCACCCTCATTACATAATAGGCATGACGCTCACTCGTACTGCAATTCCACTATACATATTTGGTTGCCCGAACAACTTTCTGCGAATTCAGATCGACCGAAGTTGGTGTGTATCTTTCTTGTTGTTTATGACATTGCAAGCACTGATCCTTCTGCTTCAGAATTATTTTGGATCCCGGTGGTTTATTCCCCGTCAG ATCCTACCGGAGAAATATAACTACTACCGAAAGCTCGGGAACCACAGTAATCAAGCAGTTGATTGTGTGATTTGCATGACTGGTATCGAACTTCCACAACGTCTGAATGATTACATG GTTACACCATGCGATCACTGCTTCCATACTGGATGCTTACAGAGATGGATGGACATTAAGATGGAATGCCCGACTTGCCGACGTTCCCTCCCACCTGCATGA